The sequence TTATGGAAGAGCAAACGTTTATCAGTAAGAAGGTTGGAGTTTTACCAGCGAGATGGGGCAGTGTCAGATTTCCTGGGAAGCCTTTAGCCATGATCCTAGGAAAATCCTTAATTCAAAGAACTTATGAAAATATCATTCAAAGCGAAACACTAGATAAAGTAGTTGTAGCTACTGATGATCAACGCATTATGGATCACGTGATAGATTTTGGTGGCGAGTGTGTTATGACCAGTCCAGAGTGCGCCAATGGTACTGAACGGATGGCGGAAACCGTATCGCGTTATTTCCCTGAAGCTGAGATCATGGTGAATATCCAGGGGGATGAGCCCTGTTTACGCCATACCGTTGTAGATGCTCTTGTGAGAAAACTCGAAGAGAATCCAGAAATTCATATGGTGACTCCTGTTGCTCAAACCACAGATCCTCATGAAATCTTAACAAATCAAAAAGTAAAATGTGTTTTCGATAAAAATGGAAAGGCTTTATATTTCAGCAGAAGCGCTATTCCACACATTTTAAAAAAAGAGACACCGATTTATCTACATATTGGCGTGTATGCATATAGAAGATCTGCTTTGTTCAGTTACATTGCTTCCGCTCCTTCTCCTCTAAGCCAAGCTGAAGATCTTGAGCAACTACGTGTATTAGAACACGGTGGATCCATTCATGTATGTGTAGTGGAAGCTAAGAGCCCTTCAGTCGATTATCCAGAAGATATAAATAAGGTGGAAGAATACTTAACATGCCATTCAAGTGCATCTTTTTAACAGGAGGGGTTGTATCCTCCTTAGGC is a genomic window of Chlamydia psittaci 6BC containing:
- the kdsB gene encoding 3-deoxy-manno-octulosonate cytidylyltransferase, which codes for MEEQTFISKKVGVLPARWGSVRFPGKPLAMILGKSLIQRTYENIIQSETLDKVVVATDDQRIMDHVIDFGGECVMTSPECANGTERMAETVSRYFPEAEIMVNIQGDEPCLRHTVVDALVRKLEENPEIHMVTPVAQTTDPHEILTNQKVKCVFDKNGKALYFSRSAIPHILKKETPIYLHIGVYAYRRSALFSYIASAPSPLSQAEDLEQLRVLEHGGSIHVCVVEAKSPSVDYPEDINKVEEYLTCHSSASF